The window ATGGTGTTCCGTCTTTTTCGGAAATAGCAAAAACAGGAGCAAATTGTGTAAGAATTACATGGGGAATAGACGGTTCAGCAGAAGACTTGGATACGGTTATACGTAATTGCCGTGCCGAGCACATGATTCCTATTATTGAACTTCACGATGCCACAGGTGACTGGTCGAAGCTTCCTGCTCTTGTGAATTATTGGGTAAGACCTGATGTAGTTAATGTGTTAAAAAAGCACGAGAAGTATTTATTGGTAAACATAGGAAACGAAGTGGGGCAGAGCGTAACTGAAACTGCTTTTAAAACAGATTACGAGGCTGCTGTCAACAAAATGAGGGAAGCCGGAATTCATGTGCCGCTTATTATAGATGCCTCCAGTTATGGTCAGGACATAAATATACTGCAGGCATGCGGGCCTTATCTCATATCTGCCGATCCCGACAAAAATTTAATGTTCTCTGTACATATGTGGTGGCCATATATGTGGGGAAATACAGATCAGAAAGTCATAGATGAAATTGCTGAATCAGTGGATATAAATCTTCCTCTTCTTGTAGGCGAATTCGGACATAAGTGGGATGAAACGGAAAACGGTAAAATACCGTACCAAACAATTATGGAACAGTGCTATAAAAACCAAATCGGTTATCTTCCGTGGGAATGGGGCCCGGGAAACAACCCTCAGACCTTCTTAGATATGACCTCTGACAGTACCTTTGCTACATTGAACGACTACGGTAAGGAAGTTATGCTTACCAATAAGTACAGTGTAAAGAACATTGCCAAAAGACCGGCATCCATGTTATCCAACCTGCCTCCGGTTCTCCCTAAGGAACCTCTGCCCTATGGAAATCTGGCCTATAAAAAGCCGGTAAAAGCTACATCTGTAGAAAACACCCAAAACAATGAAAGTAATGTAACAGACGGCGATCTTGAAACAAGGTGGGCTTCACAGGTATCAGACCCAAACTGGATTTCTGTTGATCTTGGTGAGAAAAAAGAAATAAACAGACTCATTATATGCTGGGAGGCTGCATACGCAGCACAGTATAAAATTCAGGTATCAGATGATGAAAATACATGGACTGATGTGATTACTCAGTATAACGGAACAGGAAAGACAGAAGATATAAAGCTTTCATGCTCCGGCCGTTACCTTAGAATATACGGAATGCAGAGGGCAAATTATCAATGGCCTTATTCAATATGG of the Ruminiclostridium papyrosolvens DSM 2782 genome contains:
- a CDS encoding X2-like carbohydrate binding domain-containing protein — translated: MNKIYLIVSLLAAMFIFPITANAATDSTHPGFRVDGRFLYDNTGEKVILYGVNKMCIWTDKDGVPSFSEIAKTGANCVRITWGIDGSAEDLDTVIRNCRAEHMIPIIELHDATGDWSKLPALVNYWVRPDVVNVLKKHEKYLLVNIGNEVGQSVTETAFKTDYEAAVNKMREAGIHVPLIIDASSYGQDINILQACGPYLISADPDKNLMFSVHMWWPYMWGNTDQKVIDEIAESVDINLPLLVGEFGHKWDETENGKIPYQTIMEQCYKNQIGYLPWEWGPGNNPQTFLDMTSDSTFATLNDYGKEVMLTNKYSVKNIAKRPASMLSNLPPVLPKEPLPYGNLAYKKPVKATSVENTQNNESNVTDGDLETRWASQVSDPNWISVDLGEKKEINRLIICWEAAYAAQYKIQVSDDENTWTDVITQYNGTGKTEDIKLSCSGRYLRIYGMQRANYQWPYSIWEIGVYGPESELSSEISPAVAVFDKNPANAADIAVTLDSKSNTLNAVLNGPSVKLVEGQDYILENNTNLIIKKEFLLGLPSGTTKLIFDYSNGVDPVLAIAVGDTTPGGSDPSPIISPTTVKYDRTSSTDLKITMSPNGTTLNAIMNGSAALVPDVDYTITGDTVTIKRSYLAAQTSDSLNLTFDFSGNGIDPVLEITFLKNTTYGDANMDGAIDSIDYAILKQHLLGLKTLDHDILHFLDLNLDGATDSIDLSILKQYLLGKITDLPVTK